The following proteins are co-located in the Branchiostoma lanceolatum isolate klBraLanc5 chromosome 16, klBraLanc5.hap2, whole genome shotgun sequence genome:
- the LOC136421364 gene encoding epidermal growth factor receptor kinase substrate 8-like isoform X9: protein MTNDDASVYYDEYLNRPTLDDFQSEADLDFSSAIRGRRGSVGMISDGGRSGRDIYERRKQMATYGDSQVARTAQYPVKHLMTIPVERGKEEDSVQEAMLRLDRMEARGELWIQDAVLDVGDDVRLVDMGTGELLENLDPRYIQMNRSTRGPGSLSDLLLLVYQHPDTRKEELFVFQCDEYPSDALNNEISKAMDGQDLNGYDMAPLRNSLPVIPARAPSVRDDELSPLSLTGPPAAIIPYYPPSRPTETSYVSKSFGPPVSTASQPFVGPAAEPPIAAQDVSHQYRYYDNANKEIVNVVHLDSGPTTKTKDEFLTDRYVDILNHVIDEIEEFSLDLDQMVYMQRPEVAPYGRGRSKKRRKGKGQVVQYVPPPPAMTPTPNISDYADVLGKFKYAFNLATRVRAYIRNPNAAELIHMLFGMLRRVVQTCPDPDLPRQVVSPLLTLDAVRLIPTATVTEDVTFWRSLGPAWTTPREEWPYDEYVPPYLPRFRDGWAPAQVADEINLPIHPDLPSVGATHTARVVPKAAESSMQRAVSLDRLDQLDAQPEQLPISEPIVYRRMEKRPSRAEHLPLPPVERMRRRRVSEATDRSGKTEKLTYHAPPVPPQPSSPPPLPPPSQAPTVPASSVTEKSTEEHVFQFEQNGYRIEDDLTSMATTNTQRYHSVSASRHGSRHGTRGPRCKARVSFDARNSHELSIVKGEKLEIRDASRQRWWRVRNRSGDEGFVPSSFIDLGDGPSVYDPADDPKAGINGRDHGRDHGRNRRDDQDRQNPAQDRDVDRGARGPRLTSQDM from the exons ATGACGAATGACGACGCGTCAGTCTATTATGATGAATACCTAAACAGACCGACCCTGGACGACTTCCAATCCGAGGCGGATCTCGACTTCTCTAGTGCGATTCG GGGCCGCCGTGGCTCTGTGGGTATGATATCAGACGGTGGAAGAAGCGGGAGGGATATTTACG AGCGAAGAAAACAAATGGCGACCTACGGGGATAGCCAGGTGGCAAGGACTGCCCAGTATCCTGTCAAG CACCTAATGACCATTCCAGTTGAGCGAGGTAAAGAGGAAGACTCTGTTCAAGAGGCAATGCTTCGACTGGACCGCATGGAGGCGCGTGGAGAACTCTGGATCCAGGACGCCGTTCTTGACGTAGGGGATGACGTCAGACTCGTTGACATGGGAACGGGAGAACTGCTCGAAAATCTCGACCCCAGGTACATCCAGATGAACCGTTCCACACGTGGTCCCGGGAGTTTGTCGGACTTGCTCCTCCTGGTGTACCAGCACCCAGACACCAGGAAGGAGGAGCTCTTCGTCTTTCAGTGCGACGAATATCCCTCAGACGCGCTCAACAACGAGATATCTAAAGCCATGGACGGACAGGACTTGAACGGGTACGACATGGCACCTCTACGGAATTCCCTACCGGTCATCCCAGCCCGTGCTCCTTCCGTACGGGATGACGAACTCTCCCCGCTCTCCCTCACGGGTCCGCCCGCAGCCATTATTCCCTACTATCCCCCATCTCGCCCCACAGAGACCAGCTACGTTTCAAAGAGCTTCGGGCCTCCCGTCTCCACCGCGTCACAGCCCTTCGTCGGTCCGGCGGCAGAACCACCAATCGCCGCACAGGACGTGTCCCACCAGTACCGTTACTATGACAACGCGAACAAAGAGATTGTGAACGTTGTGCACCTGGACTCCGGGCCAACGACCAAGACCAAGGACGAGTTCCTGACCGACCGTTACGTCGACATTTTGAATCACGTCATCGACGAGATTGAGGAGTTCTCCCTAGATCTGGACCAGATGGTCTACATGCAGCGGCCGGAGGTGGCTCCGTACGGCCGCGGGAGGAGCAAGAAGAGGAGAAAGGGGAAAGGACAGGTCGTACAATACGTGCCACCGCCCCCT GCAATGACCCCGACTCCCAACATCAGTGATTACGCTGACGTTCTGGGAAAGTTCAAGTACGCCTTCAACCTAGCGACTCGCGTCAGAGCCTATATCAG gAACCCGAATGCAGCTGAGCTGATCCACATGCTGTTCGGGATGTTGCGGCGCGTGGTGCAGACGTGCCCGGACCCGGACCTCCCCCGACAGGTCGTGTCCCCGCTGCTGACGTTAGACGCCGTCAGACTCATCCCCACCGCCACCGTCACAGAGGACGTCACGTTCTGGAGATCACTCGGACCGGCCTGGACAACACCAAG GGAAGAATGGCCGTACGACGAGTACGTCCCCCCGTACCTGCCGAGGTTCCGGGACGGCTGGGCGCCTGCGCAGGTTGCCGACGAGATCAACCTGCCGATCCACCCCGACCTGCCGTCCGTGGGCGCGACTCACACCGCGCGGGTCGTCCCAAAGGCAGCTGAAAGCAGTATG CAACGAGCAGTGTCCCTTGACCGACTGGATCAGCTTGACGCCCAACCGGAGCAGCTACCTATCAGTGAGCCG ATCGTGTATCGGCGGATGGAAAAGCGCCCCAGTCGGGCCGAGCATCTACCCCTTCCCCCAGTAGAGAGGATGCGACGCCGGCGGGTATCAGAAGCTACAGATCGTTCGGGAAAGACCGAAAAGCTGACGTATCACGCACCGCCGGTACCACCGCAACCTTCCAGCCCACCCCCACTACCGCCACCGTCACAGGCCCCGACCGTCCCGGCGAGTAGCGTTACGGAAAAG TCTACAGAGGAACATGTGTTTCAGTTTGAACAGAACGGCTATCGGATTGAAGATGACCTGACGTCGATGgctacaacaaacacacaaag GTATCACTCTGTGTCCGCCTCCCGACACGGGTCCCGACACGGTACACGCGGACCCCGCTGTAAGGCACGGGTGTCCTTCGACGCGCGCAACTCTCACGAGCTGAGCATCGTCAAAGGGGAGAAATTGGAGATCAGAGACGCGTCACGCCAGCGTTGGTGGCGCGTGCGCAATAGAAGCGGAGATGAAGGCTTCGTTCCGTCAAGCTTCATCGATCTAGGAGATGGG CCGTCAGTGTACGATCCCGCAGACGATCCAAAAGCAGGGATAAACGGTCGGGATCACGGTCGAGATCACGGTCGGAACAGAAGAGACGACCAAGATCGTCAAAATCCCGCTCAGGATCGCGACGTAGATCGAGGAGCCAGGGGACCCAGGTTGACGAGCCAG GACATGTGA
- the LOC136421364 gene encoding epidermal growth factor receptor kinase substrate 8-like isoform X8 encodes MTNDDASVYYDEYLNRPTLDDFQSEADLDFSSAIRGRRGSVGMISDGGRSGRDIYERRKQMATYGDSQVARTAQYPVKHLMTIPVERGKEEDSVQEAMLRLDRMEARGELWIQDAVLDVGDDVRLVDMGTGELLENLDPRYIQMNRSTRGPGSLSDLLLLVYQHPDTRKEELFVFQCDEYPSDALNNEISKAMDGQDLNGYDMAPLRNSLPVIPARAPSVRDDELSPLSLTGPPAAIIPYYPPSRPTETSYVSKSFGPPVSTASQPFVGPAAEPPIAAQDVSHQYRYYDNANKEIVNVVHLDSGPTTKTKDEFLTDRYVDILNHVIDEIEEFSLDLDQMVYMQRPEVAPYGRGRSKKRRKGKGQVVQYVPPPPAMTPTPNISDYADVLGKFKYAFNLATRVRAYIRNPNAAELIHMLFGMLRRVVQTCPDPDLPRQVVSPLLTLDAVRLIPTATVTEDVTFWRSLGPAWTTPREEWPYDEYVPPYLPRFRDGWAPAQVADEINLPIHPDLPSVGATHTARVVPKAAESSMQRAVSLDRLDQLDAQPEQLPISEPIVYRRMEKRPSRAEHLPLPPVERMRRRRVSEATDRSGKTEKLTYHAPPVPPQPSSPPPLPPPSQAPTVPASSVTEKSTEEHVFQFEQNGYRIEDDLTSMATTNTQRYHSVSASRHGSRHGTRGPRCKARVSFDARNSHELSIVKGEKLEIRDASRQRWWRVRNRSGDEGFVPSSFIDLGDGKPSVYDPADDPKAGINGRDHGRDHGRNRRDDQDRQNPAQDRDVDRGARGPRLTSQDM; translated from the exons ATGACGAATGACGACGCGTCAGTCTATTATGATGAATACCTAAACAGACCGACCCTGGACGACTTCCAATCCGAGGCGGATCTCGACTTCTCTAGTGCGATTCG GGGCCGCCGTGGCTCTGTGGGTATGATATCAGACGGTGGAAGAAGCGGGAGGGATATTTACG AGCGAAGAAAACAAATGGCGACCTACGGGGATAGCCAGGTGGCAAGGACTGCCCAGTATCCTGTCAAG CACCTAATGACCATTCCAGTTGAGCGAGGTAAAGAGGAAGACTCTGTTCAAGAGGCAATGCTTCGACTGGACCGCATGGAGGCGCGTGGAGAACTCTGGATCCAGGACGCCGTTCTTGACGTAGGGGATGACGTCAGACTCGTTGACATGGGAACGGGAGAACTGCTCGAAAATCTCGACCCCAGGTACATCCAGATGAACCGTTCCACACGTGGTCCCGGGAGTTTGTCGGACTTGCTCCTCCTGGTGTACCAGCACCCAGACACCAGGAAGGAGGAGCTCTTCGTCTTTCAGTGCGACGAATATCCCTCAGACGCGCTCAACAACGAGATATCTAAAGCCATGGACGGACAGGACTTGAACGGGTACGACATGGCACCTCTACGGAATTCCCTACCGGTCATCCCAGCCCGTGCTCCTTCCGTACGGGATGACGAACTCTCCCCGCTCTCCCTCACGGGTCCGCCCGCAGCCATTATTCCCTACTATCCCCCATCTCGCCCCACAGAGACCAGCTACGTTTCAAAGAGCTTCGGGCCTCCCGTCTCCACCGCGTCACAGCCCTTCGTCGGTCCGGCGGCAGAACCACCAATCGCCGCACAGGACGTGTCCCACCAGTACCGTTACTATGACAACGCGAACAAAGAGATTGTGAACGTTGTGCACCTGGACTCCGGGCCAACGACCAAGACCAAGGACGAGTTCCTGACCGACCGTTACGTCGACATTTTGAATCACGTCATCGACGAGATTGAGGAGTTCTCCCTAGATCTGGACCAGATGGTCTACATGCAGCGGCCGGAGGTGGCTCCGTACGGCCGCGGGAGGAGCAAGAAGAGGAGAAAGGGGAAAGGACAGGTCGTACAATACGTGCCACCGCCCCCT GCAATGACCCCGACTCCCAACATCAGTGATTACGCTGACGTTCTGGGAAAGTTCAAGTACGCCTTCAACCTAGCGACTCGCGTCAGAGCCTATATCAG gAACCCGAATGCAGCTGAGCTGATCCACATGCTGTTCGGGATGTTGCGGCGCGTGGTGCAGACGTGCCCGGACCCGGACCTCCCCCGACAGGTCGTGTCCCCGCTGCTGACGTTAGACGCCGTCAGACTCATCCCCACCGCCACCGTCACAGAGGACGTCACGTTCTGGAGATCACTCGGACCGGCCTGGACAACACCAAG GGAAGAATGGCCGTACGACGAGTACGTCCCCCCGTACCTGCCGAGGTTCCGGGACGGCTGGGCGCCTGCGCAGGTTGCCGACGAGATCAACCTGCCGATCCACCCCGACCTGCCGTCCGTGGGCGCGACTCACACCGCGCGGGTCGTCCCAAAGGCAGCTGAAAGCAGTATG CAACGAGCAGTGTCCCTTGACCGACTGGATCAGCTTGACGCCCAACCGGAGCAGCTACCTATCAGTGAGCCG ATCGTGTATCGGCGGATGGAAAAGCGCCCCAGTCGGGCCGAGCATCTACCCCTTCCCCCAGTAGAGAGGATGCGACGCCGGCGGGTATCAGAAGCTACAGATCGTTCGGGAAAGACCGAAAAGCTGACGTATCACGCACCGCCGGTACCACCGCAACCTTCCAGCCCACCCCCACTACCGCCACCGTCACAGGCCCCGACCGTCCCGGCGAGTAGCGTTACGGAAAAG TCTACAGAGGAACATGTGTTTCAGTTTGAACAGAACGGCTATCGGATTGAAGATGACCTGACGTCGATGgctacaacaaacacacaaag GTATCACTCTGTGTCCGCCTCCCGACACGGGTCCCGACACGGTACACGCGGACCCCGCTGTAAGGCACGGGTGTCCTTCGACGCGCGCAACTCTCACGAGCTGAGCATCGTCAAAGGGGAGAAATTGGAGATCAGAGACGCGTCACGCCAGCGTTGGTGGCGCGTGCGCAATAGAAGCGGAGATGAAGGCTTCGTTCCGTCAAGCTTCATCGATCTAGGAGATGGG AAGCCGTCAGTGTACGATCCCGCAGACGATCCAAAAGCAGGGATAAACGGTCGGGATCACGGTCGAGATCACGGTCGGAACAGAAGAGACGACCAAGATCGTCAAAATCCCGCTCAGGATCGCGACGTAGATCGAGGAGCCAGGGGACCCAGGTTGACGAGCCAG GACATGTGA